A window of the Saccharomyces eubayanus strain FM1318 chromosome II, whole genome shotgun sequence genome harbors these coding sequences:
- the FMP16 gene encoding Fmp16p: MLRATISRTPRQWICKSPKAALSTTAKGFYPHLKHDQDAAEQKEQNLFNDNKKKLDNLEHGKNPDFKQPGMEDLKKKGDDARIEQNRPDDGVY, encoded by the coding sequence ATGTTAAGAGCAACTATTTCACGCACTCCAAGACAATGGATCTGTAAGTCACCAAAGGCGGCCCTTTCCACCACCGCTAAGGGTTTCTACCCGCACTTGAAGCACGATCAAGACGCGGCGGAACAGAAGGAACAAAATTTGTTTAACGataacaagaagaaactggATAACTTGGAACATGGGAAGAATCCTGATTTCAAACAGCCTGGAATGgaagatttgaagaagaaaggtGATGATGCCAGAATTGAACAAAACAGACCGGATGATGGCGTTTATTGA
- the PAA1 gene encoding polyamine acetyltransferase: MASSTSTLPLHMYIRPLIIEDLEQILNLEGQGFPPNERASEEIISFRLINCPELCSGLFIRDIEGKEVKKETLIGHIMSTKIPDEYITIESMGKLQVESSNNIGIHSVVIKPEFQKKNLATLLLTDYIQKLSNQEIGNKIVLIAHEPLVPFYERVGFKIIAENTNVSKDKSFGEHKWIDMERELIKEEYDN; encoded by the coding sequence ATGGCCTCCTCAACTAGTACTCTACCGCTTCATATGTACATTAGACCTTTAATTATCGAAGATTTGGAACAGATCTTAAATCTAGAAGGTCAAGGTTTCCCGCCAAACGAAAGAGCTTCGGAGGAAATCATCAGCTTCCGTCTGATCAATTGTCCAGAATTATGTTCCGGTTTGTTCATCAGAGACATCGAGGGCAAAGAAGTCAAAAAGGAGACCTTAATTGGGCATATTATGAGTACCAAGATACCCGATGAGTACATCACCATTGAAAGCATGGGCAAACTACAAGTGGAATCCAGCAACAATATCGGTATCCACTCCGTGGTTATCAAACCAGaattccaaaagaaaaacctaGCTACTTTACTATTAACCGACTACATTCAGAAATTGAGTAACCAAGAAATCGGTAATAAAATCGTTTTGATCGCTCACGAGCCATTGGTACCATTTTACGAGAGAGTtggtttcaaaatcattgctGAGAACACCAACGTTAGTAAGGATAAAAGTTTCGGCGAACACAAATGGATCGACATGGAAAGAGAACtaatcaaagaagaatacgACAATTAA